Below is a genomic region from Helicobacter pylori.
CGCTTCATCATTGCCATTAAGCGCTTTCTCTTCGCTGCTTAAACTAAAACTTAAAGCTTTAGGTTTTGTGATTAAAGCGTTAAAAACCAAATAACCCCCTAAAATTAAAACGACTAACGCTAAAATTTTAAACCTTAACTCCAAAATCAAGCCTTAAAAAATAAACGCATAATTCACTAATAAAAAACTGGATCGCTTGAACTGGTTGTTAGCCGAAACCAACAAACGCTCATCATCTTCTTTATTTTGATAAATCGCTCCCTCTTCCACTCCCATTCTCAAATAGCTAATCGGTAATTTGGTGCCAATCTCTAAGCGGTGTTTCCTATAAAGCGTTAAACTCACGCCCACATTAAAAGTGTAATCCACTTCAATCAAAGATTTCCATAAAAAATTAGGGCTTGAATAGCCCCCCACTACCAAATTCCTCCCGTTTTGATTAGGCTTGTCTTGATAGAGCATAAGCCCTATCCCAAAACCCGCATAAACGCCTAAAAAATGCTTTTTAGTTTTAAAATCTAAAGGCATATCAAACAATAAATCCGTATTCATAGCCCCTAAAACATAAATAAACGAGCCTACAGGTTGCTTGATTGCATTCTCTTTTAACACCCCTCCCCCAAGCAATAAATCCCCATAAAATCGTGTCCCAAAATAAGGCACAAAGTATTTTTGATACCCGAATTTAACGCTAATCATAGAAACAGGAGCGTTAATATTGATATTGTTTTTAAACGCGCTAGGGGCATTCGCACCGTATCTGTCTAACATCTCCCCTTGATAAGACAAGTTAAGTTCCCCATAAGCATACCCACCCCCTAAAAAAACCCCACTCTTATCATCGGCTATGGAAAAAGATTTGAGTAATTTCTCTTTTTTCTTGGAGGAAATTTTAGGATAAGATCGATT
It encodes:
- a CDS encoding outer membrane beta-barrel protein; translation: MLKFKYGLIYIVFILGLQAADYDNLEEENQQLGEKINHLKQQLTEKGVSPKEMDKDKFEEEYINRSYPKISSKKKEKLLKSFSIADDKSGVFLGGGYAYGELNLSYQGEMLDRYGANAPSAFKNNININAPVSMISVKFGYQKYFVPYFGTRFYGDLLLGGGVLKENAIKQPVGSFIYVLGAMNTDLLFDMPLDFKTKKHFLGVYAGFGIGLMLYQDKPNQNGRNLVVGGYSSPNFLWKSLIEVDYTFNVGVSLTLYRKHRLEIGTKLPISYLRMGVEEGAIYQNKEDDERLLVSANNQFKRSSFLLVNYAFIF